In Treponema vincentii, a single window of DNA contains:
- a CDS encoding SUMF1/EgtB/PvdO family nonheme iron enzyme: MDKKGRTNRLLSRLAVGLMLAAMALFTGCPNKITVKPVTFEVTFSAGEHGTLKAKADGIAETETSPITIEQGKTVTFRATPDSGYRVKGWTCDGEAVNGTNAFYSFTVTKGVEVKVSFESNSVPPTPPSGDVGSFEDTGDNFIKISPPAAGITGKDPTYTLPGTGDDWKGVFRAGRKVTLSPYKLGKTEVPYKLWKEVYDWATQPANGYKFANAGVKGKDGSGSEEEPVTSVSWRDCIVWCNAYTQKIKGEGECVYRKKDDHTVVLKDATDGDACDNASADMRKKGYRLPTEAEWEYAARWQGSDNTNAEQYGEVWLTKLNSASGAKADWNNADATKAVAWYGDNSNSKTHPVGEKRSNALGLHDMSGNVWEWCFDWYGNIEAGDGTDPQGGASGVRRVIRGGSWNSIAGGCVVGYRNLGIPDFYYVYLGFRVAMSKN; this comes from the coding sequence ATGGATAAAAAAGGAAGAACGAATCGGCTGTTGAGCCGGTTGGCAGTAGGATTGATGCTTGCTGCAATGGCCTTGTTTACCGGATGTCCGAATAAGATAACGGTTAAACCGGTAACATTTGAAGTAACGTTTAGCGCCGGGGAACACGGTACGCTCAAAGCGAAAGCGGACGGCATAGCGGAAACGGAGACGAGCCCTATAACCATTGAACAGGGTAAAACAGTAACCTTTAGGGCGACGCCTGATTCAGGCTACAGGGTAAAGGGCTGGACGTGTGATGGAGAAGCCGTAAACGGCACGAACGCTTTCTATTCGTTTACCGTTACAAAAGGCGTTGAGGTTAAGGTGAGCTTTGAAAGCAACAGCGTCCCGCCTACACCGCCTTCCGGCGATGTCGGTAGTTTTGAAGATACAGGCGACAATTTTATAAAAATAAGTCCGCCTGCAGCGGGGATTACCGGTAAAGATCCGACATATACATTGCCGGGAACGGGAGATGATTGGAAAGGGGTATTCCGCGCAGGGCGTAAGGTAACATTGAGCCCTTATAAGCTTGGCAAAACGGAAGTGCCGTATAAACTGTGGAAAGAGGTATACGATTGGGCGACACAGCCTGCGAATGGATACAAGTTTGCCAATGCAGGAGTAAAAGGTAAAGATGGAAGCGGGAGCGAAGAAGAGCCGGTAACGAGTGTAAGCTGGCGGGACTGCATAGTGTGGTGTAATGCGTATACCCAGAAAATCAAAGGGGAGGGGGAATGCGTCTACCGCAAAAAGGACGATCATACCGTCGTATTAAAAGACGCAACGGACGGAGATGCCTGCGATAATGCATCTGCCGATATGAGGAAGAAAGGGTATCGCCTTCCGACGGAAGCGGAATGGGAATATGCAGCTCGGTGGCAGGGAAGCGACAACACAAATGCTGAACAATACGGAGAAGTATGGCTTACCAAACTGAACAGCGCGAGCGGAGCGAAAGCTGACTGGAATAATGCGGATGCGACAAAAGCGGTTGCATGGTATGGTGATAATTCAAACAGTAAGACCCATCCTGTAGGAGAAAAACGGTCAAATGCACTAGGCTTACACGATATGAGCGGGAATGTATGGGAATGGTGTTTTGACTGGTATGGCAATATCGAAGCTGGAGATGGTACTGACCCGCAGGGTGGCGCGTCTGGCGTGCGCCGCGTCATACGCGGCGGTAGCTGGAACAGTATCGCGGGGGGCTGCGTCGTCGGTTATCGGAACCTCGGCATCCCCGACTTCTACTACGTCTATCTTGGCTTTCGGGTGGCTATGTCCAAGAATTGA
- a CDS encoding NFACT RNA binding domain-containing protein, whose product MSLNCAEIDKILEELDLEGSYIQKVVQSSYSVMVLHLYKTRPMSLVICLEPGACRLHETTRKIPKFDKPLRFMELLRSRLRGAKITEAVQLNNDRIVRLSLETSSGMLYLYIRLWSGAANMLLVDNGIIVDAFYRRPSRHEVSGEPWQRLPGETEAAVTDVEAKTTESTSITVSPIAADKPIKTYTVRSYDTSKTFNEAIDEWYARQAPVLSLEALRAEAERFYGLKIEKISRALEKLEAKKHSFLQADTLKHQGDLLLANLYRIPQGASSVELEDYAADNRIIRIALDPRKTAQENAAGYYERYKKAVSGLEALTDDIEASKQTLAALNEELAKLRVEENPYLIEKVLHKRKIPVQRKQAAQEKERPGLTFYHDGWILYVGRTAAENDELLRHHVRGKDMWLHVRDYSGGYVFIKNQNGKTVPLPVLIAAGNLAVFYSKARRNGQADLYYTAVKDLRRAKNAPKGTVLPSNEKNLSIKLDPVVLKQLEQSRGEALN is encoded by the coding sequence ATGTCGCTTAATTGCGCTGAAATTGATAAGATTCTGGAAGAGCTCGATTTGGAAGGCTCATACATACAAAAGGTGGTGCAGTCATCCTATTCAGTGATGGTGCTGCACCTCTATAAGACCCGGCCGATGAGTTTGGTCATCTGTCTTGAACCGGGGGCGTGCCGCTTGCATGAAACTACGCGGAAAATCCCCAAGTTCGACAAGCCGCTCCGTTTTATGGAGCTGCTCCGTTCCCGGCTCCGCGGCGCCAAGATTACCGAAGCTGTTCAGCTGAACAATGACCGCATTGTCAGGCTTTCGTTGGAGACCTCTTCAGGTATGCTCTACCTCTATATCCGGCTGTGGAGCGGGGCAGCGAATATGCTGCTTGTCGATAACGGCATTATCGTCGATGCCTTTTACCGCCGCCCATCCCGCCATGAAGTGAGCGGAGAGCCGTGGCAGCGCCTGCCGGGAGAAACCGAAGCTGCTGTGACGGACGTTGAAGCAAAGACCACAGAAAGTACATCTATCACCGTGTCGCCTATAGCCGCTGACAAACCGATAAAAACCTACACCGTCCGCAGCTATGATACATCCAAGACCTTTAATGAAGCGATTGACGAATGGTACGCGCGGCAGGCGCCCGTACTTTCGCTCGAAGCGCTACGTGCGGAAGCGGAGCGCTTTTACGGTCTTAAAATAGAAAAGATTTCCCGCGCGCTTGAAAAACTCGAAGCGAAAAAGCATTCGTTCTTGCAGGCTGATACGCTGAAACATCAAGGCGATTTACTCTTGGCAAATCTCTATCGGATTCCGCAGGGTGCCTCTTCCGTCGAACTGGAAGATTATGCGGCGGACAACCGGATTATCCGCATCGCCCTCGACCCGAGAAAAACCGCGCAGGAAAATGCCGCCGGATACTATGAGCGGTATAAGAAAGCTGTTTCGGGGCTTGAGGCGCTCACCGATGACATCGAAGCTTCCAAGCAGACGCTCGCCGCGCTTAACGAAGAACTTGCAAAGCTGCGGGTTGAAGAAAATCCTTACCTTATCGAAAAGGTGCTGCACAAGCGGAAGATACCCGTGCAGCGGAAACAGGCGGCTCAAGAAAAAGAGCGGCCGGGACTTACGTTTTACCATGACGGGTGGATTCTGTATGTCGGCAGGACAGCCGCCGAAAACGATGAGCTGTTGAGGCACCACGTGCGGGGCAAGGATATGTGGCTCCATGTGCGGGACTATTCCGGCGGCTATGTCTTTATCAAAAACCAAAACGGAAAGACCGTTCCGCTGCCTGTGCTGATTGCCGCGGGGAACCTCGCCGTGTTTTATTCAAAGGCGCGCCGGAACGGACAAGCCGATCTCTACTACACTGCAGTGAAGGATTTGCGGAGGGCGAAGAACGCACCGAAAGGAACCGTGCTCCCGTCAAACGAAAAAAATCTTTCCATTAAACTTGATCCGGTAGTTTTGAAACAGCTTGAACAATCGCGGGGTGAAGCGCTGAACTAA
- a CDS encoding ABC transporter ATP-binding protein — protein MKGDSMGFPINRENDESEAFLRLVCLTKRLPSKTISLSCSVEKAGTLALLGSSGCGKSTVLKMIAGLLPADSGNVFLNGHDITDEPIKKRNIGMVFQDYALFPHLSVEDNIGYGLVSQGISKRESRRAAAEWLERFGLTGMEKRRIEGLSGGERQRVALARTLAVNPLVVLFDEPLSALDAPLRLKLREELKKHQAEMQYTAIYVTHDRDEAEYLADNIIEMPSS, from the coding sequence ATGAAAGGTGATTCGATGGGTTTTCCGATAAATAGAGAGAATGATGAAAGTGAGGCGTTTCTCCGGCTTGTCTGTTTGACGAAGCGGTTGCCGTCAAAGACTATCAGTCTTTCCTGTTCGGTAGAAAAGGCGGGGACGCTTGCGCTGCTCGGTTCGTCGGGATGCGGTAAGTCAACCGTGCTTAAAATGATCGCAGGTTTATTGCCCGCCGATTCGGGAAACGTCTTTTTAAACGGACACGATATTACCGATGAACCCATCAAAAAACGCAACATCGGTATGGTCTTTCAGGACTATGCACTGTTTCCTCATTTAAGTGTCGAAGACAATATCGGGTACGGCCTCGTTTCGCAAGGGATATCCAAAAGGGAAAGCAGGCGGGCTGCTGCGGAATGGCTCGAACGTTTCGGTTTGACCGGTATGGAAAAAAGACGGATTGAAGGACTCTCCGGCGGGGAGCGGCAGCGCGTTGCCCTTGCACGGACGCTTGCAGTAAACCCGCTCGTGGTCTTGTTCGACGAGCCGCTTTCCGCCCTCGACGCTCCGCTGCGGCTTAAACTCCGCGAAGAGCTCAAAAAACATCAAGCCGAAATGCAGTACACGGCAATCTACGTTACCCATGACCGCGACGAAGCCGAGTATCTCGCCGACAACATCATCGAAATGCCTTCCTCCTGA
- a CDS encoding PIN domain-containing protein: MKYFLDSNIIIYFIKGKFRTIGEMLEAHDRDIVIPSVVLAELEYGARNSNDYEKTISVYKPFLDLYPTAVFDKKSSVEYGKLRKILSSNGVIIGPNDMMIAATVLANGGTLITHNVGEFSRVEGLLIEDWTIEYSV, encoded by the coding sequence GTGAAGTATTTTTTAGATTCAAATATTATAATCTATTTCATAAAGGGAAAATTTCGTACCATTGGAGAAATGCTGGAGGCACATGACAGAGATATAGTAATTCCCTCTGTTGTTCTTGCCGAGCTTGAATATGGGGCAAGGAATTCCAACGATTATGAAAAGACAATTTCAGTTTATAAACCGTTTTTGGATTTATATCCGACAGCTGTTTTTGATAAAAAATCGTCAGTGGAATACGGAAAATTAAGAAAAATTTTATCGTCAAATGGTGTCATAATCGGTCCGAATGATATGATGATTGCAGCAACAGTGCTAGCAAACGGTGGAACATTGATAACACATAATGTCGGAGAGTTTTCAAGAGTAGAAGGCTTATTAATTGAGGATTGGACGATAGAATATTCGGTATAA
- a CDS encoding type II toxin-antitoxin system RelB/DinJ family antitoxin, with protein MTNTTLVQVRVDEALKDKVTHIYDYYGLDLPTAIRIFMKKTVAVNGLPFDLRDESNKKNIWHYFGSGKDIEMNISAEPDFSADTKLETL; from the coding sequence ATGACAAATACAACACTTGTTCAAGTTAGAGTTGATGAAGCGCTAAAAGATAAAGTTACCCATATCTATGATTATTACGGACTGGATTTACCGACAGCCATCAGGATTTTTATGAAAAAAACGGTTGCTGTTAATGGGCTCCCTTTCGACCTTAGAGATGAATCAAATAAAAAAAATATCTGGCACTATTTTGGCAGCGGCAAAGATATCGAAATGAATATATCTGCCGAACCGGATTTTTCTGCTGATACAAAACTGGAGACCCTGTGA
- a CDS encoding ABC transporter permease codes for MVSINRYAAKRTLLQNTFVVGGGLLFCAVLIAFFVPLGAAVFPAFGGGASAAAFRPLWKAARFTVMQAFLSAAGASGIGLCAAFFCARRRFFGRKLLLSLSAIPLSVPPVVIALAFILFFGKNGLLNKLLAAVSAGELSIGTFLYSTGGILLVHTFYNFPITMRTVSAAWEQLPEETEQAALLLGASPLRIFRTVIFPALKAPLCASFVIIFLYCFFSFVIILLLGGLGVTTLEVELYQTIRRDIHASTAAHIALTETGIAAAAVGLYAYLRSRTPDHTENTQYARSRLRISGAAEHIFFAVLICVICFCLLFPLGSLVWYSFSSPKAPLTITVDAWRQLLQRPHFWGAVQHTVQTGIGTAVLSVTAALFFAYAAFQANGKWYKSLPLIPFAVSSIVLGSGWLKLDTMPSLLLLVVVQSSLAWPFAWMQIETGLAKIPRSVLDAARLLSSSRTDAFFRVFLPLCKTGIISALCCVFAISAGDASLPLLLHIPNFENLALMLFRFAGSYRFTESAGIAVILAVLTGSLFYIQDTVRERGQTHQTFCHVRH; via the coding sequence ATGGTTTCAATTAATCGATACGCTGCGAAGCGGACACTACTGCAAAACACGTTTGTAGTAGGCGGCGGGTTGTTATTCTGTGCGGTGCTGATTGCTTTTTTCGTACCGCTCGGAGCTGCCGTTTTTCCGGCTTTCGGCGGGGGCGCTTCTGCAGCGGCCTTTCGGCCTTTATGGAAGGCTGCCCGCTTTACCGTGATGCAAGCGTTTCTCTCTGCGGCAGGGGCAAGCGGTATCGGCCTCTGTGCGGCGTTTTTTTGCGCCCGCCGGAGGTTCTTCGGACGAAAGTTGTTGCTCTCTCTTTCGGCGATACCCTTGAGTGTGCCGCCGGTGGTTATCGCGCTCGCGTTTATCCTGTTCTTTGGAAAAAACGGTTTACTGAACAAACTGCTTGCGGCGGTTTCGGCAGGGGAGCTTTCAATCGGCACCTTCCTTTATTCTACCGGCGGCATTCTGCTTGTACACACCTTTTATAATTTTCCCATCACGATGCGTACCGTATCCGCCGCATGGGAACAACTCCCTGAGGAAACCGAACAGGCTGCTCTTTTGCTCGGAGCCTCACCGCTGCGTATTTTTAGAACGGTTATCTTTCCGGCATTAAAGGCGCCGCTATGCGCTTCGTTCGTCATTATCTTTTTATATTGTTTTTTCAGCTTTGTGATTATTCTGTTGCTGGGCGGTCTCGGCGTAACAACGCTGGAGGTTGAGCTGTATCAAACCATCCGCAGAGATATACACGCGAGTACCGCGGCGCATATTGCGCTGACGGAAACCGGTATCGCAGCGGCTGCGGTAGGGCTGTACGCTTATTTAAGGAGCAGAACACCCGATCATACTGAAAACACCCAATACGCCCGCAGCCGGTTGCGCATCAGCGGCGCAGCGGAACATATCTTTTTTGCCGTGCTTATCTGTGTTATCTGTTTTTGTTTACTGTTTCCGCTCGGTTCTCTGGTGTGGTATTCCTTTTCGAGTCCTAAGGCGCCGCTCACGATAACCGTTGATGCGTGGCGGCAGCTTTTGCAGCGGCCTCACTTTTGGGGCGCGGTGCAGCACACTGTGCAGACAGGGATCGGAACCGCTGTGCTTTCCGTAACGGCTGCGCTTTTTTTTGCGTATGCAGCGTTTCAAGCGAATGGGAAGTGGTATAAAAGCCTGCCGCTTATTCCTTTTGCAGTTTCTTCTATTGTATTGGGATCGGGGTGGTTGAAGCTTGATACCATGCCGTCGCTGTTGTTGCTGGTTGTTGTGCAAAGTTCGCTTGCGTGGCCCTTTGCGTGGATGCAAATAGAGACCGGCCTCGCAAAAATTCCCCGTTCGGTACTCGACGCCGCCCGGCTTTTGTCTTCTTCCCGCACGGATGCATTTTTTCGGGTATTTCTACCGTTATGCAAAACCGGTATTATATCTGCACTGTGCTGCGTGTTTGCAATCAGTGCGGGGGACGCATCGCTGCCACTTCTGCTTCACATTCCGAACTTTGAAAACCTCGCGCTGATGCTGTTCCGCTTTGCCGGTTCGTATCGGTTCACTGAAAGCGCCGGTATTGCGGTGATTCTTGCCGTGCTGACGGGCTCGCTCTTTTATATTCAGGACACGGTGAGGGAGCGCGGACAAACGCATCAGACGTTTTGTCATGTCCGCCACTGA
- a CDS encoding thiamine ABC transporter substrate binding subunit, producing the protein MLLGINAFLVDKTRSAGVLEPYTSPNLDKVVPKHVIMTDDQLLTPYDWGYFAIMYDTQSKVPAPQSLEDLTKPEYAKSLVIMDPRTSAPGLGFAAWTKAVYGNDYLSYWKRLMPSILTMSHSWSAGYGLFTAGEAPLAVSYTTSMAYHIRYDKTDRYQALTFAEGNMIALEGMGVVKNAPHRAAAHAFIDFMLTEKAQEVLPETQWMYPANTAVQLPESFKTIPMPKKSLTISGTEAETAVDAIISVLEK; encoded by the coding sequence GTGCTGCTCGGTATCAATGCGTTTCTTGTCGATAAGACGCGCAGTGCAGGCGTTCTGGAACCGTATACCTCTCCGAATTTGGATAAAGTTGTTCCGAAACACGTTATAATGACTGATGATCAACTACTCACCCCGTATGATTGGGGCTATTTTGCGATTATGTATGACACTCAATCAAAGGTGCCTGCTCCTCAGTCGCTGGAAGATTTAACAAAACCCGAATATGCAAAATCCTTGGTTATCATGGATCCCCGCACAAGCGCTCCCGGCTTAGGTTTTGCCGCATGGACAAAGGCTGTTTACGGGAACGATTATCTTTCGTACTGGAAAAGACTGATGCCTTCCATCCTGACGATGAGCCATTCGTGGAGTGCCGGATACGGGCTGTTTACGGCGGGGGAGGCTCCGCTTGCCGTCAGCTATACCACCAGTATGGCCTATCACATCCGATATGATAAAACAGATCGGTATCAGGCATTGACATTTGCCGAAGGGAATATGATTGCGCTTGAGGGAATGGGCGTCGTTAAGAATGCGCCGCATAGAGCAGCGGCTCACGCTTTTATCGATTTTATGCTGACCGAAAAAGCGCAGGAAGTGTTGCCCGAAACGCAGTGGATGTATCCGGCAAATACCGCGGTGCAGCTTCCCGAATCATTTAAAACAATCCCGATGCCGAAAAAATCGCTGACGATTTCCGGGACCGAGGCGGAAACGGCGGTAGACGCTATTATTTCAGTATTGGAAAAATAA
- a CDS encoding anhydro-N-acetylmuramic acid kinase: MKYLDFINGKKGKTAIGLMSGTSVDGIDVVLLTITGSGLDTHITEWAFLTVPYLQEVRQRLLALASGSFGGSEELSAMNVYLGELFADACFAVCKKAKVDISTVDFIGSHGHTVFHAPNERCYFGKNIKSTLQIGEAAVIAERTGCVTVADFRVRDVAAGGAGAPLVPFTEYLLYREPGTVIGLQNIGGIGNITLLPADADMGGIIAFDTGPGNMLIDGLMWLITGGTQNYDEDGKCAAAGAVDSTLLEFLKADPYLQLKPPKTTGREHYSKAFIQALYDKGKALQLPPETIVRTATYYTAYSIAYSLNTFGLPMPQKLIVGGGGCRNPVILDHLRQLLPECSVLTNEDIGKNSDSKEACAFAVLANEALCGNPNNVPSATGAKKFVVMGKISI, from the coding sequence ATGAAGTATTTGGATTTTATAAACGGAAAAAAAGGAAAAACGGCGATTGGGCTTATGAGTGGAACGTCTGTTGACGGTATTGATGTGGTGCTGCTGACTATTACCGGCAGCGGGCTCGATACGCATATTACGGAGTGGGCATTTCTGACCGTGCCTTATTTGCAAGAAGTACGACAGCGGCTGTTGGCACTTGCTTCCGGTTCTTTCGGCGGCAGCGAAGAGTTAAGCGCGATGAATGTTTATCTTGGGGAACTATTTGCGGACGCCTGCTTTGCCGTATGCAAAAAGGCGAAGGTCGATATTAGTACGGTTGACTTTATCGGTTCGCATGGGCATACGGTTTTTCATGCACCGAATGAACGGTGCTACTTCGGCAAGAATATTAAAAGTACGCTGCAAATCGGTGAAGCCGCTGTTATTGCAGAGAGAACCGGATGCGTTACCGTTGCCGATTTCCGCGTTCGGGATGTCGCTGCGGGCGGGGCAGGGGCGCCGCTTGTTCCGTTTACCGAGTATCTGCTATACCGGGAACCAGGTACGGTAATCGGCTTGCAGAATATCGGCGGTATCGGCAATATCACGCTTTTGCCTGCCGATGCCGATATGGGCGGCATTATCGCTTTTGATACCGGCCCGGGCAATATGCTGATAGACGGCTTAATGTGGCTTATCACCGGCGGTACGCAAAATTATGACGAAGACGGCAAATGTGCCGCTGCCGGTGCGGTCGATTCGACCTTACTGGAATTTTTAAAAGCCGATCCTTATTTGCAATTAAAACCGCCTAAGACCACCGGCAGAGAACATTATTCCAAAGCGTTTATACAAGCGCTCTACGATAAAGGTAAGGCGCTGCAGTTGCCGCCGGAAACAATTGTGAGAACGGCAACCTATTACACTGCGTATTCAATCGCGTATTCGCTTAATACATTCGGATTGCCGATGCCGCAAAAGCTGATAGTCGGCGGAGGCGGCTGCAGAAATCCCGTCATCTTAGATCATCTGCGGCAGCTATTGCCTGAATGTTCCGTGCTAACCAATGAGGATATCGGTAAAAACAGCGATTCAAAAGAAGCGTGTGCCTTCGCCGTACTTGCAAACGAAGCGCTCTGCGGCAATCCGAATAACGTCCCGTCTGCAACGGGGGCCAAGAAGTTTGTCGTGATGGGAAAGATCAGTATATAA
- a CDS encoding potassium channel family protein has translation MDVQQNFAVIGLGEFGIRVCEMLAEGGGSVVAFDHDAQAVDRVKKFVPAAMVIDTTDENAFKKAPLDDIDVAIVTIGDNKEASILTTTLLKEREIPYIVARAVSPLHAIVLKRVGANRVLKIEEESATRIAHELINPDALNSLSVIEGYGICEVKVPKFFIGKTLSQVALKEKFNITLITVVRLELDIDTVGNPLNREVMYEPDDNLVLQAGDKLFVLGSVEKIAEFRNI, from the coding sequence ATGGATGTACAACAAAATTTTGCGGTTATCGGATTAGGAGAATTCGGCATTCGGGTTTGCGAAATGCTGGCGGAAGGCGGCGGCTCGGTTGTTGCGTTTGACCACGATGCGCAAGCTGTCGATCGGGTAAAAAAATTTGTCCCGGCGGCTATGGTGATCGATACTACCGATGAAAATGCGTTTAAGAAAGCTCCGCTCGACGATATTGATGTTGCTATCGTTACGATCGGCGACAATAAAGAAGCGAGTATCTTGACGACGACGCTGCTGAAGGAACGGGAAATTCCCTATATTGTAGCGCGGGCGGTTTCTCCGCTCCATGCGATAGTATTAAAGCGGGTAGGGGCAAATCGAGTGTTAAAGATTGAAGAAGAGTCGGCTACCCGTATTGCACATGAATTGATTAATCCCGATGCACTCAATTCGCTTTCCGTTATCGAGGGATATGGAATCTGCGAAGTAAAAGTGCCGAAGTTTTTTATCGGTAAAACACTCTCGCAAGTTGCGCTCAAAGAAAAATTCAATATAACGCTCATTACGGTTGTCCGGCTTGAGCTTGATATCGATACGGTCGGCAATCCTTTGAACCGCGAAGTGATGTATGAACCGGATGATAATCTTGTATTGCAGGCAGGCGATAAACTCTTTGTGCTTGGCAGCGTCGAAAAAATTGCGGAATTTAGAAACATCTAA